From Acinetobacter suaedae, one genomic window encodes:
- a CDS encoding YgjP family zinc-dependent metalloprotease, with product MTFVSVETPLPEVKVVRHARARNLRLRVEPTGVRLTVPLFCTKRQIQQFLNQSEPWLLATWAKQQQQLLQTSTVPEQLALFAHTQPFSIVKQKQRHIFIFNWELQTLFIREIEAEKALQAAVLAYAKQFLPEYLNQISREIGLPYQACTVRKPKTRWGSCTSKHDIMLNAALVLMPESIVRSVCVHELVHTKHFDHSEAFWAEVAKHDQNYIEHRKQLKQVQLQSWYYQK from the coding sequence ATGACATTTGTTTCTGTAGAAACGCCTTTACCAGAAGTCAAAGTAGTTCGACATGCAAGGGCAAGAAATTTGCGTTTGCGTGTTGAGCCAACTGGCGTCCGTTTGACGGTGCCGCTATTTTGTACTAAACGTCAGATTCAACAATTTTTAAATCAATCCGAACCATGGTTGCTGGCTACATGGGCGAAGCAACAACAGCAACTTCTTCAAACCTCGACTGTTCCTGAGCAATTGGCTTTATTTGCTCACACTCAACCATTCTCCATTGTGAAACAAAAACAACGTCATATCTTTATATTTAATTGGGAGCTACAGACGTTATTTATCCGAGAGATAGAAGCTGAAAAAGCCCTACAAGCAGCGGTATTGGCTTATGCAAAACAATTTTTACCTGAATATTTAAATCAAATCAGTCGAGAAATCGGCTTGCCTTACCAAGCATGTACAGTCCGAAAGCCAAAGACAAGGTGGGGAAGTTGTACCTCTAAACATGACATCATGTTAAATGCAGCTTTGGTTTTGATGCCTGAGTCGATTGTTCGCTCTGTTTGTGTGCATGAACTGGTACATACCAAACATTTTGATCATAGTGAAGCTTTTTGGGCTGAAGTTGCGAAACATGATCAAAATTACATCGAACATCGTAAACAGTTGAAGCAGGTTCAATTACAAAGTTGGTATTATCAAAAGTAA
- a CDS encoding CDP-alcohol phosphatidyltransferase family protein produces the protein MLYSFQHDDSSLNLMPIAKKIPKLLIYLRLILGILIVIITLMQIKFYPIYTVIFLTLGLLSDIFDGIIARHLGVSDQNLRRLDSNIDQIFFICAISAIYLQQPEFFKQHIFPIIILIIFEAFTYIISYFKFKKEIATHTIGAKIWTLFLFALLVQITLTGQSQLLFNAVIWLGILTRIEIIAIIFTLKQWQNDVPSLKQALRLRRGLEIQRNRFFNG, from the coding sequence ATGCTATACTCTTTCCAACATGATGATTCAAGCTTAAATTTGATGCCAATCGCAAAGAAAATTCCTAAACTTCTTATTTATTTAAGACTCATCCTTGGCATACTCATTGTTATTATTACCCTAATGCAAATCAAATTTTATCCCATTTACACTGTAATCTTCCTGACATTAGGACTTCTCAGTGACATTTTTGATGGCATCATCGCTCGACATTTGGGCGTCTCGGATCAGAATCTACGTAGATTAGACTCAAATATTGACCAAATTTTCTTTATCTGTGCGATCAGTGCAATTTACTTACAGCAACCAGAATTCTTTAAACAACATATTTTTCCAATCATTATTTTAATTATCTTTGAAGCATTCACTTATATCATCAGCTACTTCAAATTTAAGAAAGAAATTGCAACTCATACGATAGGGGCAAAAATATGGACTTTATTTTTATTTGCATTGCTGGTTCAAATCACACTTACAGGACAATCACAACTTTTATTCAACGCAGTTATTTGGCTAGGAATCCTGACACGCATTGAAATTATCGCAATCATTTTCACACTCAAGCAATGGCAGAATGATGTACCTAGTCTGAAACAAGCTCTTCGTTTAAGACGAGGATTAGAAATTCAACGCAATCGTTTTTTTAATGGTTAA
- the phoA gene encoding alkaline phosphatase, with amino-acid sequence MKLKPLLLPVLITSLLFTACGGDDNNHSSSNQPSDKPKPPVTTPQFDGELLEVGANGDISEFGGATRLKKERTQAMKESLSDKTVKHVILFIGDGTSDSEITAARNYAEGAAGYFKGLDVLPFTGSYTTYSLNKDGEVDYVTDSAASATAWASGIKTYNNALGLDIRGNHHATLLELAKKAGFATGNVTTTELQDATPAAQIAHISSRKCYGPDETSGRCPESALEKGGLGSITEQLLTARADISLGGGKKSFYQIAKAGSYQGKTLLERAQQEGYQIVEDLDSLKKIQMANQNTPLLGLFADGNLPVIWSGPNTELNGHKKGAESCRDNSAFSIQTPRLAQMTEKAIELLNNNEKGFFLQVESGSIDKRNHAADPCGQIGETVQLDEAIQVALKFAKEHGETLIVVTGDHAHTSQIIPIDGDSPGQTAALKTKDGVAMAINYGTAPEGSSQHHTGAQVRIAAYGPRAANVSGLLDQTDLFFIIRDALGIQQNASR; translated from the coding sequence TTGAAACTTAAACCATTACTTTTACCTGTACTTATCACCTCCCTATTATTCACCGCATGTGGTGGAGACGACAACAATCATTCATCATCAAATCAACCGTCAGATAAACCAAAGCCACCTGTAACTACACCTCAATTTGACGGTGAACTTCTTGAAGTTGGCGCTAATGGTGATATTAGCGAATTTGGCGGTGCAACTCGCTTAAAAAAAGAACGTACTCAAGCAATGAAAGAGTCTCTCAGTGATAAAACCGTCAAGCATGTAATTCTATTTATTGGTGATGGTACGAGCGATTCTGAAATTACCGCAGCGCGAAACTATGCAGAAGGTGCAGCTGGTTATTTTAAAGGCTTAGACGTCTTGCCTTTCACTGGAAGCTACACCACCTATTCATTAAATAAAGATGGCGAAGTTGACTATGTAACTGACTCCGCAGCATCTGCAACTGCATGGGCTTCTGGAATTAAAACTTATAACAATGCTTTAGGCCTAGATATTCGCGGAAACCATCATGCAACACTCCTTGAATTAGCAAAAAAAGCTGGATTTGCAACAGGAAATGTTACCACTACAGAACTACAAGATGCGACACCTGCGGCACAAATTGCGCATATTAGCTCACGGAAATGCTATGGGCCAGATGAGACATCGGGAAGATGCCCTGAAAGTGCACTAGAAAAAGGTGGGTTAGGATCGATTACAGAACAATTGCTTACTGCTCGTGCAGATATCAGTTTGGGTGGCGGTAAAAAATCATTTTATCAAATTGCAAAAGCTGGAAGCTATCAAGGAAAAACCTTATTAGAGAGAGCCCAACAAGAAGGCTACCAAATCGTTGAAGATCTTGATTCTCTGAAGAAAATCCAAATGGCAAATCAAAACACACCTTTATTGGGTCTTTTTGCTGATGGCAACTTACCAGTTATTTGGAGTGGACCAAATACAGAATTGAATGGACATAAAAAAGGGGCCGAAAGCTGTCGAGATAATAGTGCCTTTTCTATTCAAACACCACGTCTGGCACAAATGACAGAAAAAGCAATCGAGCTATTAAACAACAATGAAAAAGGCTTCTTTTTACAGGTTGAAAGTGGTTCTATTGATAAACGAAATCATGCAGCCGACCCGTGCGGACAAATTGGTGAAACTGTACAACTAGATGAAGCCATTCAAGTTGCTCTTAAATTTGCAAAAGAACACGGCGAGACATTAATTGTTGTAACAGGTGATCATGCACATACAAGCCAAATTATACCAATAGATGGAGATAGTCCTGGACAAACTGCAGCATTGAAAACCAAAGATGGGGTTGCAATGGCAATCAATTACGGCACCGCTCCAGAGGGTTCAAGTCAACACCATACCGGTGCACAAGTCCGTATTGCGGCTTATGGACCACGTGCTGCGAACGTATCTGGCTTACTAGATCAAACAGATTTATTCTTTATTATCCGTGATGCGTTAGGCATTCAACAAAACGCCTCAAGATAA
- the argC gene encoding N-acetyl-gamma-glutamyl-phosphate reductase, whose protein sequence is MISVGIVGGTGYTGVELLRLLLRHAHVQVSILTSRTEAGKRVADMFPSLRGHTELEFSDLNVEQLKQCDVVFFATPHGVAMQHAEELVAAGTKVIDLAADFRLQNLEQFENWYGMQHVCPTVLKSSVYGLTELNREKIKQAEVIGNPGCYPTTVQLGLAPLLKGQSGLINTQSIIVDAKSGVSGAGRKASLGMIYTENADNFKAYGVAGHRHHPEIVEALENISEQQGQFDQLIFVPHLVPMIRGMLSTIYVDLTEQGQQKDLQALYEDFYKNERFVDVMPANSSPETRSVRGANELRIALYRPQPSKLVILVAQDNLVKGAAGQAVQNMNLMFGIDEATGLEGIGLLP, encoded by the coding sequence GTGATTTCTGTTGGTATTGTTGGTGGGACTGGATACACTGGGGTTGAACTTTTACGTCTATTGTTAAGACATGCACATGTTCAAGTCAGTATTCTTACTTCACGTACAGAAGCCGGAAAACGTGTTGCAGATATGTTCCCAAGTCTACGTGGCCATACGGAGTTAGAGTTTTCTGACCTAAATGTAGAACAGCTTAAACAATGTGATGTGGTTTTCTTTGCAACACCGCATGGGGTAGCTATGCAACATGCTGAAGAGTTGGTCGCAGCTGGTACTAAAGTGATTGATCTTGCTGCTGACTTTCGATTGCAAAATCTTGAGCAGTTTGAGAATTGGTATGGTATGCAACATGTATGTCCAACAGTACTCAAATCTTCAGTTTATGGTTTAACTGAGCTGAATCGTGAGAAAATTAAACAAGCTGAAGTGATTGGTAATCCTGGTTGTTATCCGACAACTGTACAACTTGGTTTGGCGCCGCTTTTAAAAGGGCAATCTGGTTTGATAAATACGCAAAGTATTATTGTTGATGCAAAATCAGGTGTCTCTGGTGCTGGGCGTAAAGCTAGTCTTGGTATGATTTATACTGAAAATGCTGATAATTTCAAAGCTTATGGTGTGGCTGGACATCGTCATCATCCAGAGATTGTAGAAGCATTAGAAAATATATCTGAACAACAAGGTCAGTTTGATCAATTGATATTTGTACCCCATTTGGTGCCTATGATTCGTGGTATGTTAAGTACGATTTATGTCGATTTAACTGAGCAAGGTCAGCAAAAAGATTTACAAGCTCTATATGAGGACTTTTATAAAAATGAACGATTTGTTGATGTTATGCCTGCAAATAGTTCGCCAGAAACTCGTAGTGTACGTGGTGCAAATGAGCTTAGAATCGCATTATACCGTCCACAGCCAAGTAAATTAGTTATTTTGGTGGCACAAGATAATCTTGTGAAAGGCGCAGCAGGACAGGCTGTTCAAAATATGAACTTAATGTTCGGTATTGATGAAGCAACAGGTTTGGAAGGTATTGGTTTATTACCATAA
- a CDS encoding DUF6776 family protein, whose protein sequence is MENVEPTNSPDSSVEKNKFLKTNLPLFIAAAILIGGSLMVGYTVGHRQGLTVVGYDADAEQLVDVVQKQKTALDSVNRSLNAAIQERDMAVSNADELFKAINQANAEKTQFQGMNAIYRDILKQRGGVSLTIQNLAIKSLPENAFEYQIDLVQVSPNKRRASGSVELRLIRNTEILDVPLEDKSFNFEDFERLTGRWTMPKGFTPQYIEVRLTGSGTPVIKRFSWQRGQPVELNSAFVSEIPQAEANAQ, encoded by the coding sequence ATGGAAAACGTTGAGCCGACGAATTCACCAGACAGTTCCGTTGAGAAAAACAAATTCTTAAAAACAAATTTACCTTTGTTTATTGCTGCTGCTATTCTAATTGGTGGTAGTCTTATGGTTGGCTATACTGTTGGTCACCGTCAAGGATTGACTGTTGTTGGCTATGATGCGGATGCTGAACAACTTGTTGATGTTGTTCAGAAGCAAAAGACAGCATTAGACTCTGTGAATAGGAGTTTAAATGCAGCGATCCAAGAGCGTGATATGGCTGTAAGTAATGCTGATGAGCTATTTAAAGCAATCAATCAAGCGAATGCAGAGAAAACCCAGTTTCAAGGAATGAACGCGATTTATCGTGATATTTTGAAACAACGTGGGGGAGTTAGCTTGACGATACAAAATCTTGCTATTAAATCATTGCCAGAAAATGCTTTCGAATATCAAATTGATTTAGTGCAGGTTAGCCCAAACAAGCGTCGAGCTAGTGGTTCGGTTGAGTTGCGTTTAATCCGAAATACTGAAATTTTAGACGTACCATTAGAAGATAAAAGTTTTAATTTTGAAGATTTTGAGCGTTTAACAGGGCGTTGGACGATGCCAAAAGGATTTACACCTCAGTATATAGAGGTTCGTTTAACTGGTTCTGGAACACCAGTAATTAAGCGCTTTAGTTGGCAACGTGGTCAACCTGTAGAACTGAATTCTGCTTTTGTATCAGAAATTCCTCAAGCTGAAGCAAATGCTCAGTAA
- the clpS gene encoding ATP-dependent Clp protease adapter ClpS — translation MRRYKRQMNLSEVKNSFQQSGYVDWHLNPRLSDSHEEHDGEVVVQTAPPELKRPPLYAVVLMNDDYTPMDFVIEVLQSYFSMDFEQASQVMLTVHYEGKGTAGIYPRDIAETKANQVNNYARSQGHPLLCQIEPEQR, via the coding sequence ATGCGAAGATATAAGCGTCAAATGAATTTAAGTGAAGTAAAAAACTCGTTTCAACAATCGGGTTATGTTGATTGGCACTTAAATCCTCGTTTAAGTGATTCGCACGAGGAGCATGATGGTGAGGTGGTTGTGCAAACAGCCCCACCAGAATTAAAACGACCGCCATTATATGCTGTCGTTTTGATGAATGATGATTACACGCCAATGGACTTTGTGATCGAGGTGCTTCAAAGTTATTTTTCCATGGATTTTGAACAAGCAAGTCAAGTCATGTTAACGGTACATTACGAAGGTAAGGGTACTGCTGGAATTTATCCACGTGATATCGCTGAAACTAAAGCGAATCAAGTAAATAATTACGCTCGATCACAAGGTCATCCATTACTGTGCCAAATCGAACCTGAGCAGCGTTAA
- a CDS encoding ATP-dependent Clp protease adaptor ClpS has translation MVYFLFVIEFLQQYFVLNLDRYAQLMLTVDYEAKRIINVYEITVIDTPVDQSITVFSVKD, from the coding sequence ATGGTTTATTTCCTCTTTGTAATTGAATTTTTACAACAATACTTTGTTTTGAATCTTGACCGATATGCTCAACTAATGCTAACAGTAGATTATGAAGCAAAGAGAATCATAAATGTGTACGAGATAACAGTTATTGATACTCCTGTGGATCAGTCTATAACCGTCTTTTCAGTTAAAGATTAG
- the clpA gene encoding ATP-dependent Clp protease ATP-binding subunit ClpA: protein MLSRQLEVSLRLAVSMARQKRHEFLTVEHLLLALLDNDSAVNALKACGADIVTLRKELEEYVEQHTPKLGDNSEQAPHPTESFDRILQRAIFHVQSSGGDRTVEGADVLVAMYSERDSFAVYLLKRHQINRLTLTQYLSHGTRKDEIQVEEEVEDIEGENGVSASAGPLEQYTLNLNVEAQKGKTDPLIGREKEIERAAQILCRRRKNNPLLVGDPGVGKTSIAEGLAWLIVNGKAPKPLANAEVYSLDIGALVAGTKYRGDFEKRLKQLLNALKKNPNAILFIDEIHMIIGAGSSMGSTMDASNLIKPALANGSLRCIGSTTFQEYRQVFEKDHALSRRFQKVDVNEPSISETIEILRGLKGKFEDFHHVEYEDKALVAAVELSAKFINDRFLPDKAIDVIDEAGAQRRLKAEVDGSMISVENIEDIVSKIARIPPKTVSKDDKTVLENLERDLKRVVFGQDEAITALASAIKLSRAGLKAPDKPVGSFVFAGPTGVGKTEVTKQLAKLLGVEFVRFDMSEYMERHAVSRLIGAPPGYVGYDQGGLLTDAIHKNPHCVLLLDEIEKAHPDVFNLLLQVMDHGALTDNNGRKSDFRNVIIVLTTNIGAESISRASIGFTEQDHSADNQDAMKRAFSPEFRNRLDGVIQFKALPTTVIESVVDKFLTELQAQLDEKQVVLEVDQSARDWLSANGYDRLMGARPMQRLIQEHLKKPLAEMILFGELAEHGGNVAVSVKTENGKEVGLKLEVFEDHINPSAEPA from the coding sequence ATGCTCAGTCGTCAATTAGAAGTATCGTTACGTTTGGCTGTTAGCATGGCTCGTCAAAAGAGACATGAGTTTCTGACAGTAGAACATTTGTTGCTTGCTTTACTTGATAATGATTCAGCCGTGAATGCATTAAAAGCATGTGGTGCCGACATCGTTACTCTTCGTAAGGAATTAGAGGAATATGTAGAGCAACATACCCCAAAACTTGGTGATAATAGTGAGCAAGCGCCTCATCCTACTGAGAGTTTTGATCGAATCTTGCAGAGGGCAATTTTCCATGTCCAATCTAGCGGCGGCGATCGTACAGTAGAAGGTGCTGATGTTCTTGTGGCAATGTATTCAGAAAGAGATTCTTTTGCTGTTTATTTGCTTAAACGTCATCAAATTAACCGTTTGACGCTGACTCAATATTTATCTCATGGTACACGTAAAGATGAGATTCAAGTTGAGGAAGAAGTAGAAGACATTGAAGGTGAGAACGGAGTTTCAGCAAGTGCTGGACCATTAGAGCAATACACGCTTAACTTAAATGTCGAGGCGCAAAAAGGGAAAACTGATCCTTTAATCGGACGTGAGAAAGAAATTGAGCGTGCAGCACAGATTTTATGCCGTCGCCGTAAAAATAATCCACTTTTAGTCGGGGATCCTGGTGTTGGTAAAACATCGATTGCTGAAGGTCTGGCTTGGTTGATCGTCAATGGTAAGGCGCCTAAACCACTTGCCAATGCAGAAGTTTATAGCTTAGATATTGGTGCATTGGTTGCTGGTACAAAATATCGTGGTGATTTTGAAAAGCGGTTAAAACAATTGCTTAATGCTTTGAAAAAGAATCCAAATGCAATTTTATTTATTGATGAAATTCACATGATCATCGGTGCTGGTTCTAGTATGGGCAGTACAATGGATGCATCGAATTTGATCAAACCAGCTTTGGCAAATGGAAGTCTACGTTGCATTGGTTCAACGACTTTCCAAGAGTATCGTCAAGTTTTTGAAAAAGATCATGCTCTATCTCGTCGTTTTCAGAAGGTTGATGTCAACGAGCCGAGTATCAGTGAAACGATTGAAATTTTACGAGGCTTAAAAGGAAAATTTGAAGACTTCCATCATGTTGAATACGAAGATAAGGCACTTGTTGCAGCGGTAGAGCTTTCTGCTAAATTCATAAATGATCGCTTTTTGCCAGACAAGGCGATAGATGTGATTGATGAAGCGGGCGCCCAACGTCGTTTAAAGGCTGAAGTCGATGGTTCAATGATTTCTGTTGAAAATATTGAAGATATTGTGTCTAAAATTGCACGTATTCCACCAAAAACGGTTTCCAAAGACGATAAAACAGTACTTGAAAACTTAGAGCGTGATTTGAAGCGTGTTGTTTTTGGTCAAGACGAAGCAATTACAGCACTTGCATCGGCAATTAAATTATCACGTGCAGGCTTAAAAGCACCAGACAAGCCAGTGGGTAGTTTTGTGTTTGCAGGTCCTACAGGTGTTGGTAAAACTGAAGTGACCAAACAGTTGGCTAAACTGTTAGGCGTTGAGTTTGTACGCTTTGATATGTCTGAATATATGGAGCGTCATGCTGTTTCACGGTTGATCGGTGCGCCTCCAGGTTATGTTGGTTATGACCAAGGTGGTTTGCTTACAGATGCAATTCATAAGAATCCGCATTGTGTTTTACTACTGGATGAGATTGAGAAGGCACATCCTGATGTGTTCAACTTGTTATTACAAGTGATGGATCATGGTGCATTGACGGATAATAATGGTCGTAAATCTGATTTTAGAAATGTGATTATTGTTTTAACGACTAATATTGGAGCTGAGAGCATTTCTCGAGCAAGTATTGGTTTCACTGAACAAGATCATAGCGCTGATAATCAAGATGCGATGAAGCGTGCATTCTCACCTGAATTCCGTAATCGTTTGGATGGTGTAATTCAGTTTAAGGCTCTCCCTACAACTGTAATTGAATCTGTTGTTGATAAATTCCTGACAGAACTACAAGCGCAGTTAGATGAAAAACAAGTTGTGCTTGAGGTCGATCAAAGTGCACGCGATTGGTTGTCGGCTAATGGCTATGACCGTCTCATGGGAGCTCGTCCAATGCAGCGTTTGATTCAAGAACATTTGAAAAAACCGCTTGCTGAGATGATTTTATTCGGTGAGCTTGCTGAGCATGGTGGTAATGTTGCAGTTTCTGTGAAGACAGAAAATGGCAAAGAAGTCGGTTTAAAATTGGAAGTTTTTGAAGATCATATTAATCCGAGTGCTGAACCTGCTTAA
- a CDS encoding YnfA family protein, with translation MFDISYSITQILKVFGLFFVTAIAEILGCYFPYLILNQGKSHWFWIPTALSLAMFVWLLTLHPAASGRIYAAYGGIYIFTALLWLRYVDQVMFSRWDILGGLVVLSGAAIIILQPQGLIR, from the coding sequence ATGTTTGATATTTCTTACTCAATAACCCAAATACTCAAAGTATTTGGGTTATTTTTCGTTACAGCAATTGCCGAAATCCTTGGTTGTTATTTTCCTTATTTAATTTTGAATCAAGGGAAGTCACATTGGTTTTGGATTCCAACCGCTTTAAGTTTAGCAATGTTTGTTTGGTTATTAACTTTGCATCCTGCTGCTTCGGGGCGTATATATGCTGCTTATGGTGGTATTTATATATTCACAGCGTTGTTGTGGCTACGCTATGTAGATCAAGTGATGTTTTCGCGTTGGGATATTCTAGGTGGTTTGGTCGTATTGAGTGGTGCTGCGATAATTATATTACAACCACAGGGTTTAATACGTTAA
- a CDS encoding ATP-binding cassette domain-containing protein → MTQQACIISNLSLEFPQQKLFDHLSFQLPLHQFCGLIGRNGQGKSLLMSLLQKQITAELPYTGQIYWQCPHQYLAQIQRLQAHTIAQALDIEDLYLCFERIKYGTASFADYDQVEHLWHLPTEWYQLLESAELPTDLKTPTQNLSEGQKTKLALCRLFLLKDHYLLLDEPSNHLDSRGRRWLIQQMSQHPTGGLIISHDRQLLTHVQGIFSLSQLGLHYYGGNYALYLQQHQLQVKSLSQAIQQEKRELKQLKEQQHLNLMKTQKRKKTGEKLRASGSQAPILLDAKKEQSEQSLSHLRKQQSKQLKDAKEELQLKQTQMAYLKSQSFEFNHVVEKTGEILRCCHLQLAYTKIKPIDLAIHAGEKLHLIGVNGIGKSTLLKTLQRVIPPISGEIYCKANSVYLDQNLSLLDDGISALEYLQRINPELTEQQGRTLLGNLQIRRDKVFATISTLSGGERLKVALLTLKQQAVELLFLDEPENHLDIESRRILAQAIRTFNGTVILVSHDEAFVEECGVSNHYLMT, encoded by the coding sequence ATGACTCAACAGGCATGTATTATTTCAAATCTATCACTTGAATTCCCCCAACAAAAACTCTTTGATCATCTTTCATTTCAGCTACCTCTACATCAGTTTTGCGGACTCATTGGACGCAACGGCCAAGGTAAGTCTCTACTCATGTCTCTTTTGCAAAAACAAATAACGGCGGAGCTACCCTATACTGGTCAAATTTACTGGCAATGCCCTCATCAATATCTTGCTCAAATCCAACGTTTACAAGCTCACACAATTGCTCAAGCTTTGGATATCGAAGATTTATATTTATGCTTTGAGCGCATCAAATACGGTACAGCATCATTTGCTGATTATGATCAGGTTGAACACCTTTGGCATTTACCAACAGAGTGGTATCAACTTCTAGAAAGTGCAGAATTACCGACAGATCTTAAAACCCCAACTCAAAATTTGAGTGAAGGTCAAAAGACTAAACTTGCACTTTGTCGTTTATTTTTACTTAAAGATCACTACTTACTTCTAGATGAGCCGAGCAATCATTTAGATAGCCGTGGACGTAGATGGCTGATCCAACAAATGTCTCAACACCCAACAGGTGGACTCATCATTAGCCATGACAGACAACTTCTAACTCATGTACAAGGTATTTTTTCATTGAGCCAGTTGGGTCTGCACTATTATGGAGGAAACTACGCACTTTATTTACAACAGCATCAGTTGCAAGTGAAATCATTATCACAAGCAATACAACAGGAAAAGCGTGAATTAAAACAACTCAAAGAACAGCAACATCTAAACCTCATGAAAACACAAAAACGTAAAAAAACAGGTGAGAAACTAAGAGCATCAGGCTCTCAAGCCCCGATTCTGTTAGATGCTAAAAAAGAACAATCTGAGCAATCACTTTCTCACCTACGCAAACAACAGAGTAAGCAACTTAAAGATGCAAAAGAAGAATTGCAGCTAAAGCAAACTCAAATGGCGTATCTAAAATCACAATCATTTGAATTTAATCATGTTGTAGAAAAAACAGGAGAAATCTTACGTTGCTGTCATTTACAGCTAGCATATACAAAGATAAAACCTATTGATCTTGCTATCCATGCTGGAGAAAAATTGCATTTGATCGGTGTGAATGGTATCGGTAAATCTACTTTACTCAAAACACTACAAAGGGTCATTCCTCCAATAAGTGGAGAGATCTATTGTAAGGCAAACTCTGTTTATCTTGATCAGAATCTCTCACTACTTGATGATGGTATTTCTGCTCTTGAGTATTTACAACGTATTAATCCAGAACTAACAGAACAACAAGGCCGAACCTTATTAGGCAATCTACAAATTCGAAGAGATAAAGTATTTGCAACAATTTCAACTTTAAGCGGCGGTGAACGATTAAAAGTGGCTTTGCTTACCCTAAAACAGCAAGCTGTTGAACTGTTATTTTTAGATGAACCCGAAAACCATCTCGATATCGAATCAAGAAGGATATTAGCCCAAGCGATTCGCACTTTTAATGGTACGGTAATTCTAGTATCACACGATGAGGCATTTGTAGAAGAATGTGGAGTTTCTAATCATTATTTGATGACTTAA
- a CDS encoding 3-deoxy-7-phosphoheptulonate synthase, whose translation MNALNTALTQPQTHTKETMLSLPTQLKAQYPLSANLVEQISRHRQTIQNILSGHDHRLMVITGPCSIHDPIAVLEYADRLQQLQEQVKDQIFLVMRAYIEKPRTTVGWKGFLYDPNLDGSSDLQLGLEKSRELYLQLIEKGLPIASEILSPMATGYFDDLLAWGAIGARTSESQIHREIASHMPYSIGFKNGTDGSIQIALDAIQSALNGHQFLGMTQQGLPAILHSNGNPLPHLILRGSNQGTNYDLASIQAMHFKHKHLPALVIDCSHGNSGKDPLQQPNVLKQIIAERAESKVRGVMIESHLVDGNQKISCDMTYGQSVTDGCLGWDKTEQALLDVAEQMRSKK comes from the coding sequence ATGAATGCTTTAAATACTGCTTTGACACAACCACAAACGCATACAAAAGAAACAATGCTCAGCTTGCCAACACAACTCAAAGCGCAGTATCCCTTGTCTGCTAATTTAGTAGAGCAAATTTCAAGACATCGTCAAACGATTCAAAATATTTTATCAGGTCATGATCATCGTCTAATGGTTATTACAGGGCCTTGCTCGATTCATGATCCGATTGCTGTATTAGAGTACGCTGATCGTTTACAGCAATTACAAGAACAAGTAAAAGACCAGATCTTTCTCGTAATGCGAGCATATATTGAAAAACCACGTACAACTGTGGGCTGGAAAGGTTTCTTATACGATCCAAATTTAGATGGATCATCAGATTTACAATTGGGTTTAGAGAAATCTCGTGAGCTTTACTTGCAACTCATTGAGAAAGGTTTGCCAATTGCAAGTGAAATATTAAGTCCAATGGCTACGGGTTATTTTGATGATCTGTTGGCTTGGGGCGCAATTGGCGCACGTACGAGTGAATCACAAATTCATCGTGAAATTGCAAGTCATATGCCGTATAGCATTGGTTTCAAAAATGGAACTGATGGTTCAATTCAAATTGCTTTAGATGCAATTCAATCTGCTTTGAATGGGCATCAATTTTTAGGAATGACTCAGCAAGGTTTACCAGCAATTCTTCATAGTAATGGTAATCCGTTACCACATTTAATTTTACGTGGCTCTAACCAAGGCACAAACTATGATTTGGCATCAATTCAAGCGATGCATTTTAAGCATAAGCATTTACCTGCTTTAGTGATTGATTGTAGTCATGGAAATAGTGGTAAAGATCCATTGCAACAGCCGAATGTTTTAAAACAAATTATTGCAGAGCGTGCTGAGTCGAAAGTTCGTGGTGTGATGATTGAAAGTCATTTGGTTGATGGAAATCAAAAGATTTCTTGTGATATGACGTATGGACAATCAGTAACTGATGGCTGTTTAGGTTGGGATAAAACTGAACAAGCTTTATTAGATGTTGCAGAACAAATGAGATCAAAAAAGTGA